From a region of the Tenggerimyces flavus genome:
- a CDS encoding CBS domain-containing protein, translated as MRISSILRGKGDSVVTITPESTVRELLALLAQHNIGAVVVSGDGSTIQGIVSERDVVRGLDRGVDVLDAQVLTIMTGDVHTCSPADTVDQLMRLMTEQRVRHIPVLVDERLSGLVSIGDIVKTRIGELEFEREQLEHYIAGA; from the coding sequence ATGCGGATCAGCTCAATCCTGCGCGGCAAAGGCGACAGTGTCGTCACCATTACTCCTGAATCGACGGTTCGTGAGCTCCTCGCACTGCTCGCCCAGCACAACATCGGCGCGGTGGTGGTGAGTGGGGATGGATCGACCATCCAGGGCATCGTGTCCGAACGCGACGTGGTCCGCGGTCTCGACCGCGGAGTCGACGTTCTCGACGCCCAGGTGCTCACGATCATGACCGGCGACGTCCACACCTGCTCACCGGCGGACACGGTCGACCAGCTGATGCGCCTGATGACCGAGCAGCGCGTCCGGCACATCCCTGTGCTGGTTGACGAACGGCTGTCCGGACTGGTGAGCATCGGCGACATCGTGAAGACGCGGATCGGCGAGCTCGAGTTCGAACGCGAACAACTCGAGCACTACATAGCTGGCGCCTGA
- a CDS encoding pyridoxamine 5'-phosphate oxidase family protein, whose product MEMVEVTSESELRSIVGSPQPRAANKARPALDPLDREWLAASPFCLIATAGADGSCDVSPKGDPPGFTYVLDDRTVVVPDRPGNKRVDGFRNVLANPHVGLLYLIPGRGDTLRINGRARLISDAPFFDSMVVKRHRPDLALLVEIDEVFYHCSKAFLRSALWKPETWAPDAAPSRATIAQAIERPEATMEELNRYYGPAYAERLYGETA is encoded by the coding sequence ATGGAGATGGTCGAGGTCACGTCGGAGTCGGAGCTGCGTTCGATCGTGGGGTCGCCGCAGCCGCGGGCGGCCAACAAGGCCCGGCCGGCGCTGGATCCGTTGGACCGCGAGTGGCTCGCCGCGTCGCCGTTCTGCCTCATCGCGACCGCTGGCGCCGATGGCTCTTGTGACGTGTCGCCGAAGGGCGATCCGCCGGGGTTCACCTACGTTCTGGATGACCGCACTGTCGTGGTGCCGGACCGGCCGGGGAACAAGCGGGTGGACGGGTTCCGGAACGTGCTGGCCAACCCGCACGTGGGGCTGCTTTACCTGATCCCCGGGCGCGGCGACACGCTCCGCATCAACGGCCGCGCGCGGTTGATCAGCGACGCGCCGTTCTTCGACTCGATGGTCGTGAAGCGGCACCGCCCCGACCTCGCGCTGCTCGTGGAGATCGACGAGGTCTTCTACCACTGCTCGAAGGCGTTCCTGCGGTCCGCGCTCTGGAAGCCCGAGACCTGGGCCCCCGACGCCGCCCCCTCCCGGGCGACGATCGCCCAGGCCATCGAGCGCCCGGAGGCCACGATGGAGGAGCTCAACCGCTACTACGGCCCCGCCTACGCCGAACGCCTCTACG
- a CDS encoding helix-turn-helix domain-containing protein — protein sequence MSLEVSSLRALAHPIRLRILSLLTGAVMSASEVARELGITQANASYHIRTLAAAGYLDEMGEESIRGGIAKRYAYAHRDDRDRVDNPPDPEANLLFARAVADELVRRVQFLAKGPSSYTDAELWIDEDDWAQAIRLSEEASTLLHKRAHPPRTEGTIHVNATVAMFRMES from the coding sequence ATGTCTTTGGAGGTCTCTTCGCTGCGGGCTCTCGCCCACCCGATCCGGCTGCGGATCCTCTCGCTGCTCACCGGCGCGGTCATGTCCGCGTCCGAGGTCGCCCGCGAGCTCGGCATCACCCAGGCGAACGCGTCGTACCACATCCGCACGCTCGCGGCCGCCGGCTATCTCGACGAGATGGGTGAGGAGTCCATCCGCGGCGGCATCGCCAAGCGGTACGCGTACGCCCACCGCGATGATCGCGACCGGGTCGACAACCCGCCCGATCCCGAGGCCAACCTGCTGTTCGCCCGGGCCGTGGCCGACGAGCTCGTCCGCCGCGTGCAGTTCCTCGCCAAGGGCCCGTCCTCGTACACCGACGCCGAGCTCTGGATCGACGAGGACGACTGGGCGCAGGCGATCCGGCTCAGCGAGGAAGCCTCGACTCTGTTGCACAAACGCGCTCACCCACCGCGGACCGAGGGAACGATCCACGTCAACGCGACCGTCGCGATGTTCCGGATGGAGAGCTAG
- a CDS encoding MFS transporter, whose translation MISRDSLAPLREKRFRYFLAARFSSLLGNAIAPIALAFAVLDLTDSASSLGIVLAARSIPMIVLMLYGGVIADRLPRHVVLVVSHVVCFGTQALAAGLLLTGSAEVWQLAAIEVVNGAAAAFTLPALFGLLPHLVSREHLQQANALSGAIRTITMIGGASLGGVIVGLAGSGWGLAFDAVTFGVAAILISRLKVGGIPVGERTSTLHDLRVGWREFVSRRWVWVVVVAFTALNMIIAGAWNTLGPVVADDTFGRTAWGAILAFNALGFFLGTLLMLRFRPRHPMRIAMLAMVLEAPLIALLGWYPNAIVLCAAALVAGTGVSIFAVIWETALQQRIPHEKLSRVVSYDMLGSFIALPLGQLLAGPLATAFGVSTVVVAAAGVYAVVILLAVADRSVWSLRPLADSVERERETAT comes from the coding sequence ATGATCAGTCGCGACAGCCTCGCGCCGCTGCGGGAGAAGCGGTTTCGCTACTTCCTCGCCGCGCGGTTCTCCTCCCTGCTGGGTAACGCGATCGCGCCGATCGCGCTCGCGTTCGCCGTCCTCGACCTGACCGACTCCGCGTCGTCGCTCGGCATCGTGCTGGCGGCGCGCAGCATCCCGATGATCGTGCTGATGCTGTACGGCGGTGTGATCGCCGACCGGCTCCCGCGGCATGTCGTGCTCGTCGTCTCGCACGTGGTCTGCTTCGGCACCCAGGCCCTGGCCGCCGGCCTGCTGCTCACCGGCAGCGCCGAGGTCTGGCAGCTCGCCGCGATCGAGGTGGTGAACGGGGCCGCTGCCGCGTTCACGTTGCCCGCGCTCTTCGGCCTGCTCCCGCACCTCGTCTCCCGCGAGCACCTGCAACAGGCGAACGCGCTGAGTGGTGCGATCCGCACGATCACGATGATCGGCGGGGCGTCGCTCGGCGGCGTGATCGTCGGGCTCGCCGGCTCCGGATGGGGGCTCGCGTTCGACGCGGTGACGTTCGGCGTCGCGGCCATCCTGATCAGTCGGCTCAAGGTCGGCGGCATCCCGGTCGGCGAACGCACCTCCACGCTGCACGACCTGCGGGTCGGGTGGCGGGAGTTCGTCTCCCGGCGCTGGGTCTGGGTGGTCGTCGTGGCGTTCACCGCGCTGAACATGATCATCGCCGGTGCCTGGAACACGCTCGGACCCGTCGTCGCCGACGACACGTTCGGCCGAACGGCGTGGGGCGCGATCCTGGCGTTCAATGCGCTCGGGTTCTTCCTCGGCACGCTGCTCATGCTGCGGTTCCGGCCGCGGCACCCGATGCGGATCGCGATGCTCGCGATGGTGCTCGAGGCGCCGCTGATCGCCTTACTGGGTTGGTATCCGAACGCGATCGTGCTCTGTGCGGCCGCGCTGGTCGCCGGTACGGGGGTGTCGATCTTCGCCGTGATCTGGGAGACCGCGCTGCAGCAGCGGATCCCGCACGAGAAGCTGTCGCGGGTGGTGTCGTACGACATGCTCGGCTCGTTCATCGCGCTGCCTCTCGGCCAGCTGCTGGCCGGACCGCTGGCCACGGCGTTCGGCGTCAGCACGGTCGTCGTCGCGGCTGCCGGGGTGTACGCCGTGGTGATCCTGCTCGCGGTCGCGGATCGGTCGGTGTGGTCGCTGCGACCGCTGGCGGATTCGGTCGAAAGGGAGCGTGAGACTGCGACCTGA
- a CDS encoding glycoside hydrolase family 97 catalytic domain-containing protein, which yields MLPLLFGSLAVPLAHADTAWTVKGPNGTGPRAVVALSGEGALSLAVTRAGSTVLEPGALGIRTQQADLTSGLVFQRRSERRVVERYRTTVGKRLDRTNVMTEATFAFRNAAGARLDLVVRVAPDGVAYRYVLPAELGSVLGEASTFAVPATANAWLAKYRRDYDNPFLPSTAADAPTGEYMHPALFRVGRSYLLISESDVDGRYSGGRLLHDAGTGTYRIGLWDTEVAVDGPLATPWRTMIVGSLATITESTLVDDLAPRSKIGDTSWIRPGAAVWTWLAGGRSVQQSLPAQKAFVDYAAKHGWPYVLVDAGWYDDPNWRQTSWMPELVRYAKARQVDILTWIRFSTIDTPEEWNELLPLWHRWGIKGLKIDFMDSDGQERNRWYDQILPVLARERMLANFHGSTLPHGIHRTWPNVMTMEAVHGAEKSSGVTTSHLLALPFTRNVVGSMDYTPMAFQRASRPTSDAHELALSVLMESGLQDFAGTIEAYGARPLAEWYLDQVPTVWDETRLLSGDPGSSAVIARRSGARWFVGGGVSGAARTLSVPFSFVRARTLVEVVRDSPAGLVREQQVVPEGGSLSVPVVAEGGFAAIACKWRPGLRTCAVPVNGMPTAAMSVSPSAEKLTPGSTYEVSGSFTPDEAVRSVVLAPRVPAGWSVSGDPVRRSRLAAGRR from the coding sequence GTGTTGCCATTGCTCTTCGGATCGCTCGCCGTTCCCCTCGCTCACGCCGATACCGCGTGGACAGTGAAGGGCCCGAACGGAACGGGCCCGCGTGCGGTCGTCGCGCTCTCCGGCGAGGGCGCGTTGTCGCTCGCGGTCACGCGCGCCGGAAGCACTGTGCTCGAGCCCGGTGCGCTCGGAATCCGAACCCAGCAAGCGGATCTGACCAGCGGGCTGGTGTTCCAGCGCCGGTCCGAGCGCCGCGTCGTCGAGCGCTATCGGACCACCGTCGGCAAGCGGCTGGACCGGACGAACGTGATGACCGAGGCGACGTTCGCGTTCCGCAACGCCGCCGGCGCCCGCCTCGACCTGGTCGTCCGCGTCGCGCCCGACGGCGTCGCGTACAGGTACGTGCTGCCGGCCGAGCTCGGATCCGTGCTCGGCGAGGCCTCGACGTTCGCCGTTCCCGCAACGGCGAACGCCTGGCTGGCGAAGTACCGCCGCGACTACGACAACCCGTTCCTCCCGTCCACCGCGGCCGACGCTCCGACGGGTGAGTACATGCATCCCGCGCTGTTCCGCGTCGGCAGAAGCTACCTGCTGATCAGCGAGTCCGACGTCGACGGCCGCTACTCCGGCGGCCGGCTGCTGCACGACGCGGGCACGGGAACGTACCGAATCGGCCTGTGGGATACCGAAGTCGCCGTCGACGGGCCGTTGGCCACGCCGTGGCGGACGATGATCGTCGGCTCGCTCGCGACGATCACGGAGTCCACGCTGGTCGACGATCTCGCGCCGCGGTCGAAGATAGGTGACACGTCATGGATTCGCCCCGGCGCCGCGGTCTGGACGTGGCTCGCGGGCGGACGCTCGGTGCAGCAGAGCCTGCCGGCGCAGAAGGCGTTCGTCGACTACGCCGCCAAGCACGGTTGGCCGTACGTCCTCGTAGACGCCGGCTGGTACGACGACCCGAACTGGCGGCAGACCAGCTGGATGCCCGAGCTCGTCCGGTACGCCAAGGCCAGGCAGGTCGACATCCTCACCTGGATCCGGTTCAGCACGATCGACACTCCCGAGGAGTGGAACGAGCTGCTGCCGCTGTGGCATCGGTGGGGGATCAAGGGCCTGAAGATCGACTTCATGGACTCCGACGGGCAGGAGCGGAACCGCTGGTACGACCAGATCCTGCCCGTGCTCGCCCGTGAACGCATGCTGGCCAACTTCCACGGCTCGACACTGCCGCACGGCATCCATCGCACCTGGCCGAACGTGATGACGATGGAGGCCGTGCACGGTGCGGAGAAGTCGAGCGGCGTGACGACGTCGCACCTCTTGGCGTTGCCGTTCACGCGGAACGTCGTCGGCTCGATGGACTACACGCCGATGGCGTTCCAGCGTGCGTCTCGGCCGACGTCGGATGCGCACGAGCTGGCGTTGTCGGTGCTGATGGAGTCGGGGCTGCAGGACTTCGCGGGCACGATCGAGGCGTACGGGGCGCGGCCGCTGGCTGAGTGGTACCTCGACCAGGTGCCGACGGTGTGGGACGAGACGCGGCTCCTGTCCGGAGATCCGGGGTCGTCGGCGGTGATCGCGCGGCGTTCGGGTGCGCGCTGGTTCGTGGGCGGCGGGGTGTCGGGTGCCGCTCGGACGTTGAGTGTGCCGTTCTCGTTCGTACGTGCGCGAACGCTCGTCGAGGTGGTGCGGGACTCGCCGGCTGGCCTGGTGCGTGAGCAACAGGTCGTTCCGGAGGGCGGGTCGCTGTCGGTGCCCGTTGTTGCTGAGGGCGGGTTTGCCGCGATCGCGTGCAAGTGGCGACCCGGCCTGCGGACCTGCGCGGTGCCGGTGAACGGGATGCCGACCGCCGCGATGTCGGTGTCGCCGTCGGCGGAGAAGCTGACGCCGGGGTCGACGTACGAGGTGAGCGGCTCGTTCACGCCGGACGAGGCGGTGCGGTCGGTGGTGCTGGCGCCGCGCGTGCCGGCCGGCTGGTCGGTGTCGGGCGATCCGGTGCGACGTTCGCGGCTGGCGGCCGGGCGACGGTGA
- a CDS encoding aminotransferase class I/II-fold pyridoxal phosphate-dependent enzyme codes for MEVQYRGSTRAGIAESIEAAVRSGQLAPGDLLPPVRRLAGELRVSPATVAAAYRDLRERAVVETTSRSGTKVRSRPALGGGRVRRRLSVPPGARDLAGGGPDPRLLPPLAPRLARVAADPAWNEPLGYDDDPTVPELVGLARERLAADGVPVDGATLAVTGGAMDGIERILSARLQPGDKIAVEDPGWTNLVDLLVALRLELVPVPIDDDGPTTAGLAAALEAGARAMVITSRAQNPTGAAVTAERAAELRAVLAKHPSVLVIEDDHAAELSEQSLAPLVGSTESWAFVRSASKPYGPDLRVAVIAGDETTLGRLVGRQVFGAGWVSTVLQRLVLDLWQDAEVSRLVAAAKASYARRRTGLIEALAARGVPAVGRSGINVWIPVEDETSVATRLRDAGWVVAPGSAFRLEAPPAIRVSVSALDEDEVEAFAEVVADAVFLDGNRFLA; via the coding sequence GTGGAAGTACAGTATCGCGGATCCACGCGAGCCGGAATAGCCGAGAGCATCGAGGCGGCCGTCCGCTCGGGGCAGCTCGCGCCCGGCGACCTGCTCCCGCCGGTGCGGCGGCTGGCGGGGGAGCTGCGAGTCAGCCCGGCGACCGTGGCCGCGGCGTACCGGGACCTGCGCGAACGTGCCGTCGTCGAGACCACCAGCCGCTCGGGCACGAAGGTCCGCTCCCGCCCAGCCCTGGGCGGCGGGCGAGTACGGCGAAGGCTGTCCGTTCCACCCGGTGCCCGCGACCTCGCCGGCGGTGGGCCGGACCCACGGCTGCTGCCGCCGCTCGCGCCGCGGCTCGCCCGCGTCGCAGCCGACCCGGCGTGGAACGAGCCCCTCGGGTACGACGACGACCCCACCGTCCCCGAGCTCGTCGGGCTCGCCCGCGAGCGGCTCGCCGCCGACGGCGTCCCGGTCGACGGCGCGACCCTCGCGGTGACCGGCGGTGCGATGGACGGGATCGAACGGATCCTGTCCGCCCGGCTGCAACCCGGCGACAAGATCGCCGTCGAGGATCCGGGCTGGACCAACCTCGTCGACCTGCTGGTCGCGCTGCGGCTCGAGCTCGTTCCGGTGCCGATCGACGACGACGGCCCTACGACGGCCGGACTGGCGGCCGCGCTCGAGGCCGGCGCTCGGGCGATGGTGATCACCAGCCGCGCGCAGAACCCGACCGGAGCAGCGGTGACCGCCGAACGAGCCGCGGAGCTGCGCGCGGTCCTCGCGAAGCACCCGTCCGTGCTGGTGATCGAGGACGACCACGCCGCCGAGCTGTCCGAGCAGTCGCTCGCGCCGCTGGTCGGGAGCACGGAGTCGTGGGCGTTCGTGCGTTCGGCGTCCAAGCCGTACGGGCCGGACCTGCGGGTCGCGGTGATCGCCGGCGACGAGACGACGTTGGGGCGGCTGGTCGGCCGGCAGGTGTTCGGCGCGGGCTGGGTGTCGACCGTCCTGCAACGACTGGTGCTCGACCTCTGGCAGGACGCGGAGGTGAGCCGCCTCGTCGCCGCTGCGAAGGCGTCGTACGCGCGGCGGCGGACCGGCCTGATCGAGGCGCTGGCCGCACGGGGCGTTCCGGCGGTCGGGCGATCCGGGATCAACGTGTGGATTCCGGTCGAGGACGAGACCTCGGTGGCCACCCGGCTGCGCGACGCGGGTTGGGTGGTGGCGCCGGGATCGGCGTTCCGGCTCGAGGCGCCGCCGGCGATCCGCGTTTCGGTGAGCGCCCTCGACGAGGACGAGGTGGAAGCCTTCGCCGAGGTCGTCGCGGACGCTGTCTTCCTTGACGGAAACCGCTTTCTCGCCTAG
- a CDS encoding NPCBM/NEW2 domain-containing protein gives MSGTWTVRVGEPVGLTDVPVVAAFTSSAGLRFENERATSVHVWKPLPAGSTYLTDRPFTVVENGLGPAELDLSNGESAAGDGITLTVGGTRFGRGLGVHAPSAVTVPLNGQCSTFAASVGVDDEVDGRVDRALAGGTVSFAVLGDGLLLAETGVLRTTNPAQALNVDIRGVHELTLRVTDGGDDSSLDHASWGDALIHCE, from the coding sequence GTGAGCGGGACCTGGACCGTCCGCGTCGGGGAGCCGGTCGGGCTGACCGACGTACCGGTGGTCGCGGCGTTCACCTCGAGCGCTGGCCTGCGGTTCGAGAACGAGCGCGCTACGTCGGTGCACGTGTGGAAGCCCTTGCCCGCTGGGTCGACGTACCTGACGGACCGGCCGTTCACCGTGGTGGAGAACGGCCTCGGACCGGCGGAGTTGGACCTGTCCAACGGCGAGTCCGCCGCTGGTGACGGGATCACGCTCACGGTCGGCGGTACCCGCTTCGGCCGCGGCCTCGGCGTGCACGCTCCGTCGGCGGTGACCGTGCCGTTGAACGGCCAGTGCTCGACGTTCGCCGCGTCGGTGGGCGTGGACGACGAGGTCGACGGCCGCGTCGACCGCGCGCTGGCGGGCGGCACGGTGTCGTTCGCCGTGCTCGGCGACGGCTTGCTGCTCGCCGAGACCGGCGTCCTGCGCACGACGAATCCCGCGCAGGCGTTGAACGTCGACATCCGCGGTGTCCACGAGCTCACGCTTCGCGTCACCGACGGCGGCGACGACTCGAGCCTCGACCACGCCTCCTGGGGAGACGCTCTGATCCACTGCGAATAG
- the rsgA gene encoding ribosome small subunit-dependent GTPase A: protein MTGRRYDVEDPDSYARPVRRTRPRTKQRPSYEDATIGVVVTIDRGRYTCLVDARTVIAMQARALGRKAVVVGDRVKLVGDVTGGDGTLARIVGVEERTTNLRRTADDDDPIERIIVANADQLVVVTALADPPPRPRLVDRCIVAAFDAGLEPLLCLTKGDLAAPDELLEIYRPLNVESVVTQRDGDLTALKEKLVDRVSVFVGHSGVGKSTLVNALVPDANRATAQVSEVTGRGRHTSTQAFMLRLPFGGWVIDTPGIRSFGLAHVDPDSLLRAFPDLDAICEDCPRGCTHTRTEPECALDEAVAEGRVDAARVDSFRRLLDSREARSGDSHD from the coding sequence GTGACCGGACGTCGGTACGACGTCGAGGACCCAGACAGCTATGCGCGCCCGGTTCGCCGGACGCGCCCGCGCACCAAGCAGCGCCCGTCGTACGAGGACGCGACCATCGGCGTCGTCGTCACGATCGACCGCGGCCGCTACACCTGCCTCGTCGACGCCCGCACCGTGATCGCCATGCAGGCAAGGGCATTGGGCCGCAAGGCGGTCGTCGTCGGCGACCGCGTCAAGCTCGTCGGCGACGTCACCGGCGGGGACGGAACCCTGGCCCGGATCGTCGGCGTGGAGGAACGTACGACCAACCTCCGCCGCACCGCGGACGACGACGACCCGATCGAGCGCATCATCGTCGCGAACGCCGACCAACTGGTCGTCGTCACCGCCCTGGCCGATCCCCCGCCGCGACCGCGACTGGTCGACCGCTGCATCGTCGCCGCGTTCGACGCTGGACTGGAACCCCTTCTGTGCTTGACGAAAGGCGACCTCGCGGCGCCGGACGAGCTGCTCGAGATCTACCGCCCGCTCAACGTCGAGTCCGTCGTGACGCAACGCGATGGGGATCTCACCGCGCTCAAGGAGAAGCTCGTAGACCGGGTGAGCGTGTTCGTCGGCCACTCCGGCGTCGGCAAGTCCACGCTCGTCAACGCTCTCGTCCCGGACGCCAACCGTGCGACCGCTCAGGTCAGTGAGGTCACCGGGCGTGGTCGGCACACGTCGACGCAGGCGTTCATGCTGCGTTTGCCCTTCGGTGGTTGGGTGATCGACACGCCGGGCATCCGCTCGTTCGGGCTCGCGCACGTCGACCCGGACTCGCTGCTGCGCGCGTTCCCCGACCTGGACGCGATCTGCGAGGACTGCCCGCGCGGGTGTACGCACACGCGGACCGAGCCGGAGTGCGCGCTCGACGAGGCCGTCGCCGAGGGCCGCGTGGACGCGGCACGAGTCGACTCGTTCCGCCGGCTGCTGGACTCCCGCGAAGCGCGTTCCGGCGACTCACACGACTGA
- a CDS encoding inositol monophosphatase family protein, which translates to MSSSYTDDLRLAHLLADDADALTMSRFRATDLRVDTKEDETPVSDADTAVEEGVRRTLGRARPRDAVEGEEQGRSGWGPRRWILDPIDGTKNFVRGVPVWATLLALSVEDEIVVGIVSAPALGRRWWASKGEGAFAGKSLRLSQQCQVSTVTELADAFISYSDLSEWKEHGRAREFLQLLDECGRSRAFGDFWSYVLLAEGTVDIATEPELDMHDMAALSVIVTEAGGTFTSLNGEAGPYGGNALATNGRLHEDVLALIGDPG; encoded by the coding sequence ATGTCCTCCTCCTATACCGACGATCTCCGGCTCGCGCACCTGCTTGCCGACGACGCTGACGCGCTCACGATGAGTCGTTTCCGCGCCACGGATCTGCGGGTCGACACCAAGGAAGACGAGACGCCGGTGAGCGACGCGGACACCGCTGTCGAGGAGGGCGTACGCCGTACGTTGGGCCGCGCGCGCCCGCGGGACGCCGTCGAGGGCGAGGAGCAGGGCCGCTCCGGATGGGGCCCGCGGCGGTGGATCCTGGACCCGATCGACGGCACGAAGAACTTCGTCCGCGGGGTCCCGGTGTGGGCGACGCTGCTCGCGTTGTCCGTCGAGGACGAGATCGTCGTCGGCATCGTCTCCGCCCCGGCGCTCGGCCGGCGCTGGTGGGCGTCGAAGGGCGAGGGCGCGTTCGCGGGCAAGAGCCTGCGGCTGTCGCAGCAGTGCCAGGTCTCGACGGTCACCGAGCTGGCGGACGCGTTCATCTCCTACTCCGACCTGTCGGAGTGGAAGGAGCACGGCCGGGCGCGGGAGTTCCTGCAGCTGCTGGACGAGTGCGGCCGGAGCCGGGCGTTCGGCGACTTCTGGTCGTACGTGCTGCTGGCCGAGGGCACGGTGGACATCGCGACCGAGCCCGAGCTGGACATGCACGACATGGCGGCGCTGTCGGTGATCGTGACGGAGGCGGGTGGCACGTTCACCTCGCTGAACGGTGAGGCCGGCCCGTACGGCGGCAACGCGCTGGCCACGAACGGCCGCCTGCACGAGGACGTGCTCGCCCTGATCGGCGACCCGGGCTGA
- the aroA gene encoding 3-phosphoshikimate 1-carboxyvinyltransferase, with amino-acid sequence MAVAAQGHWPAPTASAAVDADVRIPGSKSMTNRALILAALADGPSQIGRPLRARDTILMANALRGLGIGVVDIGDDYGITPAPMHGPTRVDCGLAGTVMRFVPPAAALAEGDVDFDGDPHMRERPIGPVLSALRALGANIEDEGRNGLPFRVVGTGGLPGGTVEIDASGSSQFVSALLLAGARYDNGLTIRHVGKPVPSQPHIDMTIGMLRQRGVDVDDSEPATWRVANGPIKAIDVEIEPDLSNAAPFLAAAVVAGGRVRVLGWPDETTQPGDALREIFSLMGAHVRLDSEGLTVRGGDSIEGVDLDLHDVGELTPVVAAVAACANGPSYLRGIAHIRGHETDRLAAIATELQNLGCDARETEDGLEIHPMPLHSGVFRSYADHRMAQAGAVLGLVVKGVEVDDIASTSKTLPDFVGMWAALLGHEVTA; translated from the coding sequence ATGGCAGTTGCAGCTCAGGGTCACTGGCCCGCACCGACCGCGTCGGCGGCAGTCGACGCGGACGTTCGCATCCCCGGATCCAAGTCGATGACGAACCGCGCGCTGATCCTCGCCGCGCTCGCCGACGGCCCATCCCAGATCGGCCGCCCTCTTCGCGCCCGCGACACGATCCTGATGGCGAACGCCCTTCGCGGCCTCGGCATCGGCGTCGTGGACATCGGCGACGACTACGGGATCACGCCCGCGCCGATGCACGGGCCGACGCGGGTCGACTGCGGCCTCGCCGGAACGGTGATGCGCTTCGTCCCGCCCGCCGCCGCCCTCGCCGAGGGCGACGTGGACTTCGACGGCGACCCGCACATGCGCGAACGCCCGATCGGCCCGGTCCTCAGCGCACTCCGCGCCCTCGGGGCGAACATCGAGGACGAGGGCCGCAACGGACTCCCGTTCCGCGTCGTCGGCACCGGCGGACTCCCCGGCGGAACGGTCGAGATCGACGCTTCCGGCTCCAGCCAGTTCGTCTCCGCGCTGCTGCTCGCCGGTGCGCGCTACGACAACGGGCTCACGATTCGCCATGTGGGCAAGCCCGTTCCGTCCCAGCCACACATCGACATGACGATCGGCATGCTCCGTCAACGCGGCGTTGACGTCGACGACAGCGAGCCGGCCACATGGCGGGTCGCGAACGGCCCCATCAAGGCGATCGACGTCGAGATCGAGCCCGACCTGTCGAACGCGGCCCCGTTCCTCGCCGCGGCCGTCGTCGCCGGCGGACGCGTCCGCGTGCTCGGCTGGCCGGACGAGACCACCCAACCCGGCGACGCGTTGCGCGAGATCTTCAGCCTGATGGGCGCGCACGTACGCCTCGACAGCGAGGGCCTCACCGTGCGCGGCGGCGACTCGATCGAGGGCGTCGACCTCGACCTGCACGACGTCGGCGAGCTCACCCCGGTCGTCGCCGCCGTCGCCGCCTGCGCGAACGGCCCGTCGTACCTGCGCGGCATCGCCCACATCCGCGGCCACGAGACCGACCGGCTCGCCGCGATCGCGACCGAGCTGCAGAACCTCGGCTGCGACGCCCGTGAGACCGAGGACGGGCTCGAGATCCATCCGATGCCCTTGCACAGTGGGGTTTTCCGCAGCTACGCCGACCACCGGATGGCGCAGGCCGGCGCGGTGCTCGGCTTGGTCGTCAAGGGCGTCGAGGTCGACGACATCGCCAGCACGAGCAAGACCCTCCCCGACTTCGTCGGCATGTGGGCCGCCCTGCTCGGGCACGAGGTCACGGCGTGA
- a CDS encoding DUF2231 domain-containing protein, protein MFDQITGLPVHVLVIHAVVVFVPLTVLVGIAFAVVPKWRWVLRWPLAIGALIATGGTWAARLSGQAFFDRLNEPEYVETHASLGLLLSWVMLGFLVVALVASYVLTGPNPIRGAIEREGPSRVIQLVVAIVLVAASLVAGVQVIRTGDAGSRAVWGQNQ, encoded by the coding sequence ATGTTCGACCAAATCACCGGATTGCCCGTGCATGTCTTGGTGATCCACGCAGTCGTGGTGTTCGTTCCCCTGACGGTGCTGGTCGGGATCGCGTTCGCCGTCGTCCCGAAGTGGCGGTGGGTCCTGCGCTGGCCGCTCGCGATCGGCGCGCTCATCGCCACCGGCGGCACCTGGGCCGCCCGGCTGAGTGGGCAGGCGTTCTTCGACCGCCTGAACGAGCCGGAGTACGTCGAGACGCACGCCTCGCTCGGCCTGCTGCTGTCGTGGGTCATGCTCGGGTTCCTGGTCGTGGCGCTCGTGGCGTCGTACGTCCTGACCGGCCCCAACCCGATCCGCGGCGCGATCGAGCGCGAAGGCCCGTCCCGGGTCATCCAGCTGGTGGTCGCCATCGTCCTGGTCGCCGCCTCGCTGGTCGCCGGCGTCCAGGTCATCCGCACCGGCGACGCCGGCTCCCGCGCGGTGTGGGGCCAGAACCAGTAG